From Sphingopyxis sp. USTB-05, the proteins below share one genomic window:
- the dgcN gene encoding N-acetyltransferase DgcN codes for MIETPYLLYLGHSTDPADIKTSRGLAVFRPDICVGEYRHDDCPLTLNLPRMDFAEAHATGARTLVLGIANAGGKMGEPLILDALAAMEAGLDIASGLHQRLNAHPRLAEAAARLGRKLHDVRDPRPDIPIGNGKKRAGKRLLTVGTDCSVGKMYTTLCLASALEKRGVAADFRATGQTGILIAGDGVPLDAVVADFISGAIEQVSPARDDDGWDLIEGQGSLYHPSFAGVSTGLLHGAQPDAIVLCHDPVRPHMRGLPHYPLPGIADTLEANLRAARLTNADVRVVGIALNTSAMPEDEARALCAKTEAEFGLPTSDPYRFGVETILDRLLGVEVAAPGVAETA; via the coding sequence ATGATCGAAACGCCTTATCTTCTTTATCTCGGTCACTCGACCGACCCCGCCGACATCAAGACCTCGCGCGGGCTCGCGGTGTTCCGGCCCGACATTTGCGTCGGCGAATATCGCCATGACGACTGCCCGCTGACCCTGAACCTGCCGCGCATGGATTTTGCCGAAGCGCATGCGACCGGTGCGCGCACGCTGGTGCTGGGCATTGCAAATGCCGGCGGCAAAATGGGCGAGCCGCTGATCCTCGACGCGCTCGCCGCGATGGAGGCGGGGCTCGACATCGCATCGGGGCTGCACCAGCGACTGAACGCCCATCCGCGGCTGGCCGAAGCCGCCGCGCGACTCGGCCGCAAGCTCCACGACGTGCGCGACCCGCGGCCCGACATTCCGATCGGCAATGGCAAGAAGCGCGCTGGCAAGCGGTTGCTGACCGTCGGCACAGATTGTTCGGTCGGCAAGATGTACACCACGCTCTGCCTCGCCAGCGCGCTCGAAAAGCGCGGGGTTGCGGCTGATTTCCGTGCCACCGGGCAGACGGGCATCCTGATCGCGGGCGACGGCGTGCCGCTCGACGCCGTGGTCGCAGACTTCATCTCGGGCGCAATCGAACAGGTTTCGCCGGCGCGCGATGACGACGGCTGGGACCTGATCGAGGGACAGGGCTCGCTCTATCACCCCTCTTTCGCCGGCGTGTCGACGGGGCTGCTGCACGGCGCGCAGCCCGACGCGATCGTCCTCTGCCACGATCCGGTGCGCCCGCACATGCGCGGCCTGCCCCACTATCCGCTGCCCGGCATCGCCGATACGCTGGAGGCCAATCTGCGTGCGGCACGGCTGACCAATGCCGATGTGCGGGTGGTCGGCATCGCGCTCAACACCTCGGCGATGCCCGAGGATGAGGCGCGGGCGCTGTGCGCAAAGACCGAGGCCGAGTTCGGGCTGCCGACGAGCGACCCCTATCGCTTCGGGGTCGAGACGATCCTCGACCGGCTGCTCGGGGTCGAGGTCGCCGCGCCCGGCGTCGCCGAAACCGCCTGA
- a CDS encoding LysR family transcriptional regulator: protein MNLRQIEIFHAVFLHGTVSAAARSLNVSQPSVTKVLRHAERSIGLTLFERSKGRLIPTQDAHTLFAEVSDIQDRVRSLRQACQNLRHGRGGLLRISALPSLGLGAVPEAVSRFLGDHDDIMFDLQTLHHDEMVRKLYEHETDIAISFEVPLSAPVAHQVIGEGELVVIYREEDLPGAPPRLHLDELCGHKFISPVQGGPIGRMLSSELSRLEVELDEVVSARTYYVAAALVNAGVGMAIVDNFTAQAALPPGLSSRPLQPAITFDINAVYLQNRPPSKTASAFLAVLATVLEAL from the coding sequence ATGAACCTGCGCCAGATCGAGATATTCCACGCGGTCTTCCTGCACGGCACCGTCAGCGCCGCCGCGCGGTCGCTCAACGTGTCCCAGCCGTCGGTGACGAAGGTGCTGCGCCATGCCGAACGCTCGATCGGATTGACGTTGTTCGAACGGTCAAAAGGGCGGCTGATCCCGACGCAGGATGCGCACACGCTGTTCGCCGAAGTGTCCGATATTCAGGACAGGGTACGATCGCTGCGGCAGGCGTGCCAGAATTTGCGGCACGGGCGCGGCGGGCTGCTCCGCATCTCGGCGCTTCCCTCGCTCGGTCTCGGCGCGGTGCCCGAGGCGGTGTCACGCTTCCTTGGCGACCATGATGACATCATGTTCGACCTCCAGACGCTCCATCACGATGAAATGGTGCGCAAGCTTTACGAGCATGAAACCGACATCGCGATCAGCTTCGAGGTGCCGTTGTCCGCGCCTGTCGCGCATCAGGTGATCGGCGAGGGCGAGTTGGTCGTCATCTACCGCGAGGAGGATCTGCCCGGCGCGCCGCCGAGGCTGCACCTCGACGAGCTGTGCGGACATAAGTTCATCAGCCCGGTCCAGGGCGGTCCGATCGGGCGGATGCTGTCGAGCGAACTCAGCCGGCTCGAGGTCGAACTCGACGAGGTGGTTTCCGCACGCACCTATTATGTCGCTGCGGCGCTGGTGAATGCCGGGGTCGGCATGGCCATCGTCGACAATTTTACCGCGCAGGCCGCGCTGCCACCCGGCCTTTCGAGCCGGCCGCTACAGCCCGCGATCACCTTCGACATCAATGCCGTCTATTTGCAGAACCGGCCCCCGTCGAAAACGGCATCGGCATTCCTCGCGGTGCTTGCGACCGTGCTCGAGGCGTTATAG
- a CDS encoding amidohydrolase family protein: MPMSFASPSVRRTIGSLSAVAALLCVSGAAAKADQTVDVIIRGGTIYDGGEGKAFVGDVAIRGDQIVYVGKSGRYSAPRIIDAKGLIVAPGFIDPHTHADSFIRSPDKAVRVNAAWLAQGVTTVMIGVDGSGTPDVAEDSGKLAASGIGTNIVPFVGFGPVRQRVLGQDARAPSPGELDRMKALVAKGMCEGAVGLSTGLFYAPQSFAKTEEVVAVAREAASRGGIYDTHQRDESSYSIGLLGSVQEAIGIGRHAGMPVHFAHLKALGVDVHGQAGAVIAAIDAARKAGVDVTADQYPWLASGSSLDASLLPRWAVDGGGPALLRRLDDPATLERIRGEMQENLRRRGGAGALLLIAQGFPWTGQTLAEVAEAWKMDSRDAALRIIRQSIESDDQRRTGGGAAVASFNMAQADVDLLMKQPWMVTSSDGSDGHPRMFATFPEKYVRYVRERKVIDLGTFIRQSTGRTADIYKLDRRGYLRPGYFADVLVFDPDQYAPRADYVRPRELSVGVSKLFVNGALAVDDGRTTGVAVGRALLRARPTGCAAHPG, from the coding sequence ATGCCGATGTCGTTTGCTTCACCATCCGTCCGCCGGACGATCGGCTCGCTCTCGGCGGTTGCGGCGCTTCTCTGTGTTTCGGGCGCGGCCGCAAAGGCGGACCAGACGGTCGACGTGATCATCCGCGGCGGCACGATCTATGACGGGGGTGAGGGCAAAGCCTTTGTCGGCGATGTCGCCATTCGCGGTGACCAGATCGTCTATGTCGGCAAGTCGGGCCGCTATTCGGCGCCCAGGATCATCGATGCGAAGGGCCTGATTGTCGCCCCCGGCTTCATCGATCCGCACACCCATGCCGACAGCTTCATCCGCTCGCCCGACAAGGCCGTGCGCGTCAACGCGGCGTGGCTGGCTCAGGGCGTCACCACCGTGATGATTGGGGTCGACGGGTCGGGTACCCCCGATGTTGCCGAGGATAGCGGCAAGCTGGCGGCGTCGGGAATCGGCACTAATATCGTTCCCTTCGTCGGATTCGGCCCGGTTCGGCAGCGTGTGCTCGGTCAGGATGCACGTGCGCCGAGCCCTGGGGAACTCGACCGGATGAAGGCGCTGGTGGCAAAGGGGATGTGCGAGGGCGCCGTCGGGCTTTCCACCGGTCTCTTCTACGCACCGCAAAGCTTTGCCAAGACCGAAGAGGTCGTGGCGGTTGCGCGCGAGGCGGCGAGCCGCGGCGGCATCTATGACACGCATCAGCGCGATGAATCGAGCTATAGCATCGGCCTGCTCGGATCGGTGCAGGAGGCGATCGGCATCGGGCGACACGCAGGAATGCCCGTCCATTTTGCGCATCTTAAGGCGCTCGGCGTCGACGTCCACGGACAGGCTGGCGCGGTGATCGCAGCGATCGACGCCGCCCGCAAGGCAGGCGTGGATGTGACGGCCGATCAATATCCATGGCTGGCGTCGGGGTCCAGCCTCGACGCGTCGCTGCTGCCGCGCTGGGCGGTCGATGGCGGTGGACCTGCCTTGTTGAGGCGGCTCGATGATCCTGCGACGCTGGAACGGATTCGCGGCGAGATGCAGGAGAATCTGCGTCGGCGCGGCGGGGCGGGTGCACTACTGCTCATTGCACAGGGCTTTCCCTGGACCGGACAGACGCTCGCCGAGGTTGCGGAGGCATGGAAGATGGACAGCCGCGACGCGGCGTTGCGCATCATCCGGCAAAGTATCGAGTCCGACGATCAGCGGCGGACAGGCGGCGGCGCTGCGGTCGCCTCGTTCAACATGGCGCAGGCCGACGTCGACCTGTTGATGAAGCAGCCGTGGATGGTGACATCGTCCGACGGATCGGACGGCCATCCCCGCATGTTCGCGACCTTTCCCGAAAAATATGTCCGCTATGTCCGTGAACGGAAGGTCATCGACCTCGGGACTTTCATCCGCCAGTCGACAGGGCGCACCGCCGACATCTACAAGCTCGACCGGCGGGGCTATCTGCGTCCCGGCTATTTCGCCGATGTGCTCGTCTTTGACCCCGACCAATATGCGCCGCGCGCCGATTATGTGCGCCCGCGCGAATTGAGCGTCGGTGTCAGCAAATTATTCGTCAACGGCGCGCTGGCGGTCGATGACGGGCGGACGACCGGTGTCGCCGTGGGCCGTGCCCTGCTGCGTGCGCGGCCGACTGGATGTGCCGCGCATCCGGGTTGA
- a CDS encoding MFS transporter, with amino-acid sequence MDSQTPAGRLAVWRDLLSGGRGPALALILLGCWVVAADSLVTATIMPSVGAALDGYAWFGWAGSGFMTGLVVAGASAGWLAERIGLRAAMILSGITFALGCAMSAAAPGIALFLAGRVVQGAAAGWIGGLIYVAMALLFPGRHLPRVFALCTATWGIATLAGPLLGGVFADAGLWRGIFWLFAAQAILFAVASWFLVPPPTDRRTDSALPLSTMSLVALGIGAVATAGVTGGLFVPALLLTGGVLLLGAAFAIDRTSDNGLLPRRKNAFPLGVAYLTYFATTAAGTAFALYAPAMLQISAKLSALEAGYVVAIEALAWTLASLSVSGAPARWQARLIVIGAAAILAGNIGIPLSMARESLFATGVFAAMLGGGFGISYAFLGQQVIGSFDDASRTRGSAAIGTARNAGGAIGAAIAGVGANAAGFGEGLSSANLSAVAWGAIGIGIPFALAGLIGAIRLARPPTPLPAPA; translated from the coding sequence ATGGATAGTCAAACCCCCGCCGGCCGCCTTGCCGTATGGCGCGATCTGCTTTCGGGCGGGCGTGGCCCCGCGCTCGCGCTGATCCTGCTCGGCTGCTGGGTTGTGGCGGCCGATTCGCTGGTGACCGCGACGATCATGCCGAGTGTCGGCGCAGCGCTCGACGGCTATGCCTGGTTCGGCTGGGCGGGATCGGGCTTCATGACCGGACTTGTTGTCGCGGGCGCGTCGGCGGGATGGCTGGCCGAGCGTATCGGCCTGCGCGCAGCGATGATCCTTTCCGGCATCACCTTCGCGCTGGGTTGCGCGATGAGCGCCGCAGCGCCCGGAATCGCCCTGTTCCTCGCGGGCCGTGTGGTGCAGGGCGCGGCGGCGGGCTGGATCGGCGGGCTGATCTATGTCGCCATGGCGCTGCTGTTTCCCGGCCGCCATCTGCCGCGGGTCTTCGCGCTGTGCACTGCGACCTGGGGGATCGCCACGCTGGCCGGCCCGCTGCTTGGCGGCGTTTTCGCCGACGCGGGCCTTTGGCGCGGCATATTCTGGCTGTTCGCGGCGCAAGCGATCCTGTTTGCCGTGGCGAGCTGGTTCCTCGTTCCACCCCCCACCGATCGCCGCACCGACAGCGCGCTGCCGCTCTCGACCATGTCGCTCGTCGCACTCGGCATCGGCGCCGTCGCGACCGCGGGCGTAACCGGGGGGCTGTTCGTCCCGGCGCTCCTGTTGACCGGGGGCGTGCTCCTGCTCGGGGCAGCGTTCGCTATCGATCGCACCAGCGATAACGGGCTGCTTCCGCGCCGCAAAAATGCCTTCCCGCTGGGCGTCGCCTATCTGACCTATTTCGCCACCACTGCGGCAGGCACCGCTTTCGCGCTCTATGCACCCGCCATGTTGCAGATCAGCGCAAAGCTGAGCGCACTGGAGGCGGGTTATGTCGTCGCGATCGAAGCACTGGCCTGGACGCTGGCGTCACTCTCCGTATCGGGCGCGCCGGCGCGCTGGCAGGCGCGGCTGATCGTGATCGGGGCAGCCGCGATCCTTGCGGGCAATATCGGAATTCCCCTGTCGATGGCACGCGAAAGCCTGTTCGCCACGGGCGTCTTCGCGGCGATGCTCGGCGGCGGCTTCGGCATTTCATACGCGTTTCTGGGCCAGCAGGTCATCGGATCGTTCGACGACGCATCGCGAACGCGCGGCTCGGCCGCGATCGGTACCGCGCGCAATGCGGGTGGAGCGATCGGTGCGGCGATCGCCGGAGTGGGCGCGAATGCTGCGGGCTTTGGCGAAGGGCTCAGCAGCGCCAACCTCTCGGCCGTCGCCTGGGGCGCGATCGGGATCGGCATCCCCTTTGCGCTGGCCGGACTGATCGGCGCGATCCGGCTTGCCCGGCCCCCAACGCCCTTGCCCGCCCCGGCCTGA
- a CDS encoding ROK family transcriptional regulator, whose protein sequence is MALNLPGLDRRQSTKSGSEARDARLTLSLSGTNLERAGDYNQRIVLQAIRLTDETTRSDLARVTGLTPPTIVNITKRLIDMGLVKPAGRLQGKRGQPAMRIVIDPDGAFSIGLNIDRDHITLVTLDLAGKIRSRHTREIAFALPGTVVDHVRDILPGLLEEGGVDRTRILGVGVALPDDLGRISLPHRPAEYDAWDGIDLGALLGEVLPWPLHADNDAASAALGEVHLGNGIALPSFFYLLISAGLGGGLVIDRSYVRGADSRSGEVWAMPDPARGEGANVQDTVSLSALYARLETAGHVVDGPEGLIDGPADQQAVIVQWLDDAADVLVQPLIAVNCLINPAAILIGGRLPGKLVDALVERLNARMAGRQLPVVAPVRRAEAADDASAIGAAIIPFLDNVLPSESILMQAGR, encoded by the coding sequence ATGGCCCTTAATCTTCCGGGTCTTGACCGGCGGCAATCGACAAAAAGTGGTTCCGAGGCGCGCGATGCCCGGCTGACGCTCAGCCTGTCGGGTACAAATCTTGAGCGCGCCGGCGATTATAATCAGCGGATCGTGCTGCAGGCCATCCGCCTGACCGACGAAACGACGCGCAGCGATCTGGCGCGCGTAACCGGGCTTACGCCGCCGACGATCGTCAACATCACCAAGCGGCTGATCGACATGGGGCTCGTCAAGCCGGCAGGGCGGCTGCAGGGCAAGCGCGGCCAGCCCGCGATGCGGATCGTCATCGATCCCGACGGCGCCTTTTCGATCGGCCTCAATATCGACCGCGACCATATCACGCTGGTGACGCTCGACCTCGCGGGCAAGATTCGCAGCCGACATACGCGCGAGATCGCCTTTGCGCTGCCCGGAACGGTCGTCGATCATGTCCGCGATATCCTGCCCGGGTTGCTCGAAGAGGGCGGCGTCGATCGGACGCGCATCCTCGGCGTTGGCGTCGCGCTGCCCGACGATCTCGGGCGAATCTCTTTGCCGCACCGGCCGGCCGAATATGACGCGTGGGACGGTATCGATCTGGGCGCTCTGCTCGGCGAAGTGCTCCCTTGGCCGCTCCACGCTGACAATGACGCCGCGTCGGCGGCGCTCGGCGAAGTGCATTTGGGCAACGGTATCGCGCTGCCGAGCTTCTTTTATCTACTCATCAGTGCGGGTCTCGGCGGGGGGCTCGTCATCGACCGCAGCTATGTCCGCGGTGCCGATTCGCGGTCGGGCGAGGTCTGGGCGATGCCCGATCCCGCGCGCGGCGAGGGCGCGAATGTGCAGGATACGGTGTCGCTGTCGGCGCTTTATGCGCGACTGGAAACCGCCGGACATGTCGTCGATGGTCCCGAAGGGCTGATCGACGGCCCGGCGGATCAGCAGGCGGTGATCGTACAATGGCTCGACGATGCCGCGGACGTGCTGGTTCAGCCGCTGATCGCGGTCAATTGCCTGATCAATCCAGCCGCGATCCTCATCGGCGGACGCCTTCCGGGCAAATTGGTCGATGCCCTCGTCGAGCGGCTCAATGCGCGGATGGCGGGGCGCCAGCTTCCCGTGGTCGCGCCCGTGCGCCGCGCCGAGGCGGCCGACGATGCGTCGGCGATCGGCGCTGCGATCATTCCGTTCCTCGACAATGTCCTGCCATCCGAATCGATCTTGATGCAGGCGGGGCGCTGA